The Bombus pascuorum chromosome 11, iyBomPasc1.1, whole genome shotgun sequence genome has a window encoding:
- the LOC132911930 gene encoding DDRGK domain-containing protein 1: MDVTVLAFFAVLIIALIIGITVFSNKKAKKNQTNVAERVAPGRPIRRAIGQRVGRRRMQATASQQIEENDDGSGNEANDEADEKPATPDFKIGAKKRAKLAAKLEKRAQREVAEREREERKKREQLLQEERDKQSERERAEELRQEEAERKAREEKEKKEYEEYLKMKQAFSVEEEGYSNQYDEEDEKNLLEEFILYVKQNKVVILEDLAAHFGLKTSSVVERIQDLQAHENLTGVIDDRGKFIYIPQEELEAVAKFVRQRGRVSITELAENSNRLINLNPVRESTILEGR, translated from the exons atggaCGTTACGGTGTTAGCTTTTTTCGCTGTTTTAATTATTGCACTGATTATCGGCATTACtgtattttccaataaaaaag CAAAGAAAAACCAAACAAACGTAGCCGAAAGAGTTGCACCAGGTAGACCGATAAGGCGAGCAATTGGTCAAAGAGTTGGTAGACGTCGTATGCAAGCGACTGCCAGTCAGCAAATTGAGGAAAATGACGATGGATCTGGAAACGAAGCTAATGACGAAGCGGATGAGAAACCAGCCACGCCTGATTTCAAAATTGGTGCGAAGAAAAGGGCCAAGTTGGCAGCCAAATTGGAGAAAAGGGCACAAAGAGAAGTTGCtgaaagggaaagagaagaacgTAAGAAAAGAGAACAACTTCTTCAAGAAGAAAGAGATAAACAATCTGAAAGAGAGAGGGCGGAAGAATTAAGACAAGAGGAGGCAGAAAGGAAAGCCAgggaggagaaagaaaagaaagaatacgaagaatatttaaaaatgaaacaagcGTTTAGCGTAGAAGAAGAGGGCTATAGTAATCAGTATGacgaagaagatgaaaaaaatttattagaagaatTTATTCTATACGTTAAGCAAAACAAAGTAGTAATTCTAGAAGATTTGGCAGCGCACTTTGGTTTAAAAACATCAAGCGTAGTAGAAAGAATTCAGGATCTGCAGGCGCATGAAAATTTGACTGGAGTTATTGACGATAGagggaaatttatttacatacctCAGGAGGAGCTGGAAGCTGTGGCAAAATTTGTCAGACAACGTGGTAGAGTCAGCATTACCGAACTAGCAGAAAATTCAAATCGTTTGATTAACTTGAATCCAGTAAGAGAATCTACCATACTGGAAGGTAGATAG